DNA from Devosia yakushimensis:
GCCGTTTCGTTGAGATAGGCATCGACCGGACGGTAGCGGCTGAAGGCTTCGAAGGGATTCTGGAAAATAGGCTGTACCAGGCCCAGAAATTCCTTCTTGGAAGGGGTCGCACCCGCGCCGGCCACCACGCTGTCATAGACGATGGCCCGGCCCGATGTGGGGGTCTCGAGCCGCAGCAGGGTCTTGGCGAGCGTGGTCTTGCCACTGCCCGATTCACCGACAATGGCGATCACAACCGGGCGGTCGCTCTCGACCGTGATATTGACATCGTTCAGCGCCTGAACCTGCCGTGCCCGGCCGAAGCCACCCAGGCGATAGGTCTTGTTCAGCCCTTCGGTCTTGAGGATGAGTGTCATGCGGCGGCTCCCGCGTTCTGGGGCTGCGCGACGAAATGGTTGGGCTTGACCTCCACCAATACCGGCTCCACCCGATAGGCGCGGTCCCCGCCGGCTCCGGCGGCACTTGCCATCACGCCGCGCAGGCTGTCGTCACCAATGGTGGGCAGGCTATCGATCAGCATCTTGGTATAGGCGTGCTGGGGATCGGCGAAGACGCTTTCGGTATCGCCATATTCCACCACCCGGCCTGCATACATGATCATCATCTTGTGGGTGACCTGGTAGTGCACGCCCATGTCGTGGGAGACCACCAGGATGGTGTTGCCCATCTGCTCCTGCAATTCCATCAGCAGCATCAGGATTTCCTTCTGCACCACCACATCGAGCGCGGTGGTCGGCTCGTCGGCAATGATCAGCTCGGGCTGGAAAAAAGTGGCGAGCGCGATCATGACGCGCTGGCGCATGCCGCCCGAGAGCTGATGGGGGTAGGAATCCATGGCCTCGGGCGGCAGTCCGAGTTTGCCGATATAGGCCCGCGCCCGCTCCAGCACGCGCTTCTTGTTGCTGTCGGTCCCGGGGAAGTCGATGAACTGGTCGCGGATGCGGATCACCGGGTTGAGCGAGTTCATCGAGCTCTGCGGCACGTAGGAAATGGATTTGAACCATTCCTTGCGCACATTCTCCGTGGTCAGCGGCTTGCCGTCGGCGCCCTTGAGGCCATAGTCGATACTGCCGCGCGACAGATACATGGGCGATTGAATATCGCCATAGATGGCCTTCATCAGCGTCGATTTGCCAGACCCGGATTCCCCGGCAATGCCGACAACGCAATTGTCGGGAATCGTCAGCGTCACTCCATCGACGGCATCGATGGTCCGGTTGCCGATGCGATAGCTGATCTTGAGATCGTTGAGGCGGATCATGCAACACCCCGCTTGCTGGCAAATGCCTGGTTGAAGCCGGTCGAGGTCAGGAACAGGCCGAGGAACAAAGTGATCGTCGCGACGATGGGGGCCACGATCCAGGGATATTGCCCGGTAAAGAGCGCGTTGTAGCTCAGGGCCCAGAAGATGATGGAGCCCAGTGTCGGCACCTCGACCTTGGAGAGCCCGATCACCGCCAGCGTGGCTTCGGTATTGACCGCGAAGAGCACGGTATTGATGAAGCCGACAAGGATATAGGCCGACACATAGGGGAAAATTTCCTTGGCCAGGATGTCGAAGGTATTGGCGCCCGAAAACCGTGCCATGTTGATGAATTCGCGTTCCCGCAGCGACAGGGCCATGGCCCGTACCGTGCGCGCGTCCCAGGCCCAGCCGAAGATGATGATGATCAGCCCGACCGTGAAGAACGAGGTATTCCCTCGGATCAGCGCGCCCAGGATGATCAGGATGGGCAGCAGCGGAATGGTGATGAAGGTGTCGACGAACAGCATCACCACGCGCTCGAAGGCGCCGCCGATATAGCCGGCG
Protein-coding regions in this window:
- a CDS encoding ABC transporter permease; translated protein: MSIDTNNADPVALVVAPPVAGRPGRRKGGLLWLLNGRLAVGLLILVVMGLGSFILPFFAPADPSVQATYMRNLPMSSVHWLGTNALGQDIFWFLVFAVRNSLMLGILVAVGVTIVATIVGLSAGYIGGAFERVVMLFVDTFITIPLLPILIILGALIRGNTSFFTVGLIIIIFGWAWDARTVRAMALSLREREFINMARFSGANTFDILAKEIFPYVSAYILVGFINTVLFAVNTEATLAVIGLSKVEVPTLGSIIFWALSYNALFTGQYPWIVAPIVATITLFLGLFLTSTGFNQAFASKRGVA
- a CDS encoding ABC transporter ATP-binding protein, with product MIRLNDLKISYRIGNRTIDAVDGVTLTIPDNCVVGIAGESGSGKSTLMKAIYGDIQSPMYLSRGSIDYGLKGADGKPLTTENVRKEWFKSISYVPQSSMNSLNPVIRIRDQFIDFPGTDSNKKRVLERARAYIGKLGLPPEAMDSYPHQLSGGMRQRVMIALATFFQPELIIADEPTTALDVVVQKEILMLLMELQEQMGNTILVVSHDMGVHYQVTHKMMIMYAGRVVEYGDTESVFADPQHAYTKMLIDSLPTIGDDSLRGVMASAAGAGGDRAYRVEPVLVEVKPNHFVAQPQNAGAAA